In Chaetodon trifascialis isolate fChaTrf1 chromosome 4, fChaTrf1.hap1, whole genome shotgun sequence, one DNA window encodes the following:
- the lrrc39 gene encoding leucine-rich repeat-containing protein 39 isoform X1, which translates to MVGVVVGGAVSSIKALWETRIRRIQEEQKEEEEQRKRMARGGATGRLSVGLWEDRAALARLKQKLQTEDGRLILRIEQEEWKSLPGCLVQLSQVQEWQIHRTGLQKIPHFISSFHNLLVLDLSRNGVSEIPKQIGKLTRLRELLLSYNRVQFVPEELSCCESLERLELAMNRDLNQLPDQLRNLQKLQHLDLSMNDFTCVPDCVVGLPALEWLDMGGNRLQHLPEDIHRMEKLHTLWLQRNQLEKLPDNISRMASLDTLVLSSNRLKDIPPLMEDMSNLRFVNFRDNPLTLDVTLPCRKTKTEDDEDEDDREMFGREFMQTYIQEARKRAYAVLNVHCVNQPNDDLSD; encoded by the exons ATGGTGGGCGTGGTGGTGGGCGGCGCCGTGAGCTCCATCAAAGCTCTGTGGGAGACGAGGATTCGGAGGATCCAGGAGGagcaaaaggaggaagaggagcagaggaagaggatggcGAGGGGCGGAGCCACAGGCAG ACTGAGTGTCGGCCTCTGGGAGGACCGGGCGGCTCTGGCTCGACTGAAACAGAAGCTGCAGACTGAAGACGGACGCCTCATCCTGCGAATCGAACAGGAGGAGTGGAAG TCATTGCCGGGCTGCCTGGTCCAGCTCAGTCAGGTCCAGGAGTGGCAGATTCACCGAACTGGGCTGCAGAAGATCCCTCACTTCATCTCCAGCTTCCACAATCTTTTAGTTCTTGATCTGTCCCGCAATGGGGTCTCCGAAATCCCCAAACAGATTG GGAAGCTGACTCGGCTCAGAGAGCTCCTGCTGAGCTACAACAGAGTCCAGTTTGTTCCTgaggagctgagctgctgtgagagTCTGGAGAGACTGGAGCTGGCCATGAACCGGGACCTAAACCAGCTACCAGACCAG TTGAGGAACctgcagaagctgcagcacCTGGATCTCTCCATGAATGACTTCACCTGCGTGCCGGACTGTGTGGTTGGATTGCCGGCGCTCGAGTGGCTCGACATGGGAGGAAACCGGCTGCAGCACTTACCTGAAGACATACACAG GATGGAGAAACTGCACACATTGTGGCTACAGAGGAACCAACTGGAGAAACTCCCAGATAATATCAGCAGGATGGCGAGCCTGGACACTCTGGTCCtcagcagcaacagactgaaAGACATCCCCCCACTGATGGAGGACATGTCCAACCTCAG GTTTGTGAATTTCCGGGACAACCCTCTGACTCTGGATGTGACACTGCCGTGCaggaagacaaagactgaagatgatgaagatgaagatgacagAGAGATGTTTGGACGAGAGTTCATGCAGACGTACATCCAGGAGGCCAGAAAGCGAGCGTACGCCGTGCTCAACGTTCACTGTGTCAACC AGCCGAACGACGACTTGTCAGACTAA
- the lrrc39 gene encoding leucine-rich repeat-containing protein 39 isoform X2, with amino-acid sequence MVGVVVGGAVSSIKALWETRIRRIQEEQKEEEEQRKRMARGGATGRLSVGLWEDRAALARLKQKLQTEDGRLILRIEQEEWKSLPGCLVQLSQVQEWQIHRTGLQKIPHFISSFHNLLVLDLSRNGVSEIPKQIGKLTRLRELLLSYNRVQFVPEELSCCESLERLELAMNRDLNQLPDQLRNLQKLQHLDLSMNDFTCVPDCVVGLPALEWLDMGGNRLQHLPEDIHRMEKLHTLWLQRNQLEKLPDNISRMASLDTLVLSSNRLKDIPPLMEDMSNLRFVNFRDNPLTLDVTLPCRKTKTEDDEDEDDREMFGREFMQTYIQEARKRAYAVLNVHCVNLSAV; translated from the exons ATGGTGGGCGTGGTGGTGGGCGGCGCCGTGAGCTCCATCAAAGCTCTGTGGGAGACGAGGATTCGGAGGATCCAGGAGGagcaaaaggaggaagaggagcagaggaagaggatggcGAGGGGCGGAGCCACAGGCAG ACTGAGTGTCGGCCTCTGGGAGGACCGGGCGGCTCTGGCTCGACTGAAACAGAAGCTGCAGACTGAAGACGGACGCCTCATCCTGCGAATCGAACAGGAGGAGTGGAAG TCATTGCCGGGCTGCCTGGTCCAGCTCAGTCAGGTCCAGGAGTGGCAGATTCACCGAACTGGGCTGCAGAAGATCCCTCACTTCATCTCCAGCTTCCACAATCTTTTAGTTCTTGATCTGTCCCGCAATGGGGTCTCCGAAATCCCCAAACAGATTG GGAAGCTGACTCGGCTCAGAGAGCTCCTGCTGAGCTACAACAGAGTCCAGTTTGTTCCTgaggagctgagctgctgtgagagTCTGGAGAGACTGGAGCTGGCCATGAACCGGGACCTAAACCAGCTACCAGACCAG TTGAGGAACctgcagaagctgcagcacCTGGATCTCTCCATGAATGACTTCACCTGCGTGCCGGACTGTGTGGTTGGATTGCCGGCGCTCGAGTGGCTCGACATGGGAGGAAACCGGCTGCAGCACTTACCTGAAGACATACACAG GATGGAGAAACTGCACACATTGTGGCTACAGAGGAACCAACTGGAGAAACTCCCAGATAATATCAGCAGGATGGCGAGCCTGGACACTCTGGTCCtcagcagcaacagactgaaAGACATCCCCCCACTGATGGAGGACATGTCCAACCTCAG GTTTGTGAATTTCCGGGACAACCCTCTGACTCTGGATGTGACACTGCCGTGCaggaagacaaagactgaagatgatgaagatgaagatgacagAGAGATGTTTGGACGAGAGTTCATGCAGACGTACATCCAGGAGGCCAGAAAGCGAGCGTACGCCGTGCTCAACGTTCACTGTGTCAACC